One stretch of Hevea brasiliensis isolate MT/VB/25A 57/8 chromosome 12, ASM3005281v1, whole genome shotgun sequence DNA includes these proteins:
- the LOC131171180 gene encoding putative ribonuclease H protein At1g65750, whose product MGYWIAAFLVCLKVCNSKQVELNAFHHGLRMAWDLGFRRLLVELDSRTILDLVSKMEDMPKLRFINLVSQYRELINRSWQVQLVHCYREANKMTDGLANFAVTAPMGLHLLLSLHLLLSPPGKVVNLIS is encoded by the coding sequence ATGGGCTACTGGATTGCTGCTTTTTTGGTCTGTCTTAAAGTGTGTAATTCTAAGCAAGTGGAGCTCAATGCCTTCCATCATGGCCTAAGAATGGCATGGGATTTGGGGTTTCGCAGACTTCTTGTTGAGCTTGATTCTCGGACTATTCTTGATTTGGTTTCAAAGATGGAGGATATGCCTAAGCTGCGTTTTATCAATTTGGTCTCTCAATATAGGGAGTTGATAAATCGATCCTGGCAAGTGCAGTTGGTTCATTGTTATCGTGAAGCCAATAAGATGACTGACGGTCTAGCTAATTTTGCTGTTACTGCTCCTATGGGGTTGCATTTGCTGCTATCTTTGCATTTGCTGCTATCTCCTCCTGGGAAAGTGGTCAATCTTATCAGTTAG